Proteins from one Halobacteriovoraceae bacterium genomic window:
- a CDS encoding HAMP domain-containing histidine kinase, whose amino-acid sequence MENHYYTQYKKERDFSQRKNLIFILRLGIVTPLILVTVYKLFSLPLSNTLIYPCLFILIAAGFSSLLIRFEVENKKVATFMAFATFLIFHLLGWFLKSPGLHIWIIVANFLFSLLVSFRFLLYMCTLSIVNQAFLLIPPLINIENLSVAEFLGSGFIEQKLAIHFLIGNLVSCSFVLIAKNELRAFVKKIIDQAQELDQKNRLASMSELASKISHEVGHYLYHIGLHSERIENQIHIFKETGDEEAQEKILQSSKKIQASIDLLGRMINSLKNLSKEGDLKDLGAFDLRHLINELIYILKEHPLAQNVEFNFLPPQSEIIVFGNAILLNQVFFNLFQNSLNAICELEHKWINVSIIDREDNYFIEVTDSGQGVNKKIRPYLFTQFKSHSNNKSCTGLGLHICRDIIETHQGEIEYVDNMKHTTFMIRLPKFELAIENIEDMTPKRHSTEIVSEL is encoded by the coding sequence TTGGAAAATCACTATTATACTCAATATAAAAAAGAAAGGGATTTCTCCCAAAGAAAGAATCTCATTTTTATACTTCGATTGGGTATTGTCACACCACTGATACTAGTCACTGTCTATAAATTATTTTCGCTACCTTTATCAAACACGCTAATTTATCCTTGTCTTTTTATACTCATTGCTGCTGGATTTTCTTCACTACTCATTAGATTCGAAGTTGAAAATAAAAAAGTCGCTACTTTTATGGCCTTTGCGACTTTTCTGATTTTTCATCTTTTGGGTTGGTTTTTAAAATCTCCTGGATTACACATATGGATAATTGTTGCTAATTTTTTATTTTCGCTTTTAGTAAGTTTTAGATTTCTTCTTTATATGTGTACTCTTTCAATCGTAAATCAAGCTTTTCTACTTATTCCTCCTCTAATCAATATTGAGAATTTATCGGTTGCTGAGTTTCTAGGAAGTGGATTTATAGAACAAAAACTGGCCATTCACTTTTTAATAGGCAATCTCGTTTCTTGTTCATTTGTTCTTATTGCAAAAAATGAGTTAAGGGCGTTTGTAAAAAAAATCATAGACCAAGCACAAGAATTAGATCAAAAAAATCGCCTGGCCTCTATGAGCGAGTTAGCATCCAAAATTTCACATGAAGTTGGACATTACCTCTATCATATTGGACTCCATTCTGAACGAATTGAAAATCAGATACATATTTTTAAAGAGACAGGTGATGAGGAAGCTCAAGAGAAAATATTACAGTCTTCTAAAAAAATTCAAGCATCAATCGATTTACTTGGACGAATGATAAATTCTTTAAAAAATCTATCTAAGGAAGGAGATTTAAAAGATCTTGGAGCTTTTGATCTACGTCATCTTATTAATGAACTGATTTACATCTTAAAAGAACATCCCTTGGCCCAAAACGTTGAATTTAATTTTCTCCCTCCGCAAAGTGAAATTATCGTTTTTGGTAACGCAATACTTTTAAACCAAGTATTTTTCAATCTTTTTCAAAATTCGCTTAATGCAATCTGTGAACTTGAACACAAGTGGATAAATGTATCCATTATAGACCGAGAAGATAATTATTTCATTGAAGTTACGGATTCAGGACAAGGTGTTAATAAAAAAATTAGACCCTATTTATTTACACAATTTAAATCCCACTCAAACAATAAATCATGTACGGGGCTCGGTCTCCATATTTGTCGTGACATTATAGAAACACATCAGGGTGAAATTGAGTATGTTGATAATATGAAACATACAACATTCATGATAAGACTTCCTAAGTTTGAACTTGCAATAGAAAATATTGAGGACATGACCCCTAAAAGACATTCTACAGAAATTGTCTCAGAACTTTAA